Proteins from a single region of Candidatus Rubrimentiphilum sp.:
- a CDS encoding retropepsin-like aspartic protease — MSTAMLRTLILTGALALLPSSLPAQTGAIEPFGITPTTMTLSALLKLHATAVGKLPPGMPKTRSAAWTYKEGDLTGTTTSLVSGDDYRDDITLGPFHEADGQYHGQEWAQNANGLTHLVTGVHGRDDANRKALGLSHALQKNSGVQLLGAISDPSPAYVVKVSPPDGRVEFIYYDKAKYLIIRTERAVEQGRIVTTYDDFRTTDGVTEAWHVHVSDGQPGNDEDSQLQTLQHGVAIDASKLVIPPDARNPVTLGGSRVSLPVSILSDRIIVKTQIGGRKVDFQLDSGASGLLLDRSVAEALKIPLYGKLTEVTAGAYLASRAIVPQITIGNLTMQNVAIEAAPFHWYASDGTPIAGLMGYDLIASTVIHVDYLNGTVEAIDPSAFTPPAGALVLPIRLDDQVPVIAARIGATSAQKFILDTGADRSLLFSEFVAAHPADTADQGMGEAIEDSFPFVESSGGVGGEIEIRPVEVNGLGLSTISFPRWLFFATQTANSFNQEDYDGLIGQDVLRNFDLYFDYRHAKIYLVPNDRYRTRWGS; from the coding sequence GTGAGCACGGCCATGCTGCGCACGCTTATCCTGACGGGCGCGCTCGCGCTTCTTCCGTCATCGTTGCCGGCGCAGACCGGCGCGATCGAGCCTTTTGGAATCACGCCCACGACGATGACGTTGAGCGCGCTCTTGAAACTGCACGCCACCGCCGTGGGCAAGCTCCCGCCGGGTATGCCGAAGACGCGCAGCGCGGCATGGACATATAAGGAAGGCGACCTGACCGGCACAACCACCTCGCTGGTCTCGGGTGACGATTATCGTGACGACATAACACTGGGCCCGTTCCATGAAGCTGACGGCCAATATCACGGACAAGAGTGGGCGCAGAACGCCAACGGCTTGACGCATCTCGTAACGGGCGTTCACGGACGTGATGACGCGAATCGCAAGGCACTGGGCCTTAGCCACGCCCTGCAAAAAAACAGCGGCGTGCAGTTGCTCGGCGCGATCTCCGACCCGTCGCCGGCCTATGTCGTGAAAGTCTCGCCGCCCGACGGCCGCGTGGAATTCATTTATTACGACAAGGCCAAGTACTTGATCATCCGCACCGAGCGCGCGGTCGAGCAAGGCCGCATTGTGACGACCTATGATGACTTTCGCACCACCGACGGAGTGACCGAGGCTTGGCACGTCCACGTCAGCGACGGGCAGCCGGGTAACGACGAAGATTCACAACTTCAGACTCTGCAGCACGGCGTGGCGATCGACGCTTCCAAACTTGTCATTCCGCCGGACGCACGCAACCCAGTGACGCTGGGCGGGTCGCGCGTTTCATTACCGGTATCTATTTTGAGCGACCGCATCATCGTGAAGACGCAGATCGGCGGGCGCAAAGTAGACTTCCAGCTGGACTCGGGCGCGTCGGGGCTGCTGCTCGATCGTTCGGTTGCCGAAGCCTTGAAGATTCCGCTCTACGGCAAGTTAACGGAAGTCACCGCCGGAGCGTATTTAGCCTCGCGGGCGATCGTGCCGCAGATCACGATCGGAAACCTCACGATGCAAAACGTCGCGATCGAAGCGGCGCCGTTCCACTGGTATGCGTCCGACGGCACCCCCATCGCGGGTTTAATGGGTTACGACCTCATCGCCTCGACAGTCATACACGTCGACTATCTAAACGGAACCGTCGAAGCCATCGATCCCAGTGCATTCACGCCGCCCGCCGGCGCCTTAGTACTGCCGATCCGGTTGGACGACCAGGTGCCGGTAATCGCGGCTCGCATCGGCGCAACTTCGGCTCAGAAATTTATTCTGGACACCGGTGCCGATCGCAGTTTGCTTTTCTCGGAGTTTGTAGCGGCACACCCGGCGGATACCGCCGATCAGGGGATGGGCGAAGCCATCGAGGATTCGTTTCCATTCGTCGAATCGAGCGGCGGCGTCGGCGGCGAGATCGAGATCCGTCCGGTCGAAGTCAACGGCCTTGGCCTATCGACGATCAGCTTTCCGCGCTGGCTTTTTTTCGCAACCCAAACAGCCAACTCGTTCAATCAAGAAGACTACGATGGCTTAATCGGCCAGGACGTGCTGCGCAATTTCGATCTGTATTTCGATTATCGCCACGCGAAGATCTATCTCGTGCCGAACGATCGCTACCGCACGCGCTGGGGCAGCTAA
- a CDS encoding arsenate reductase ArsC, protein MPLVLFVCRHNTGRSQMAEAYLRRFAGESVEVASAGTVAADKPEPIVVQAMSEDGIDISSARPKLLDPQTVERADVIITMGCDVQGVPRIDEDWGLPDPKGQPLERVREIRDLTKAKASELAKRL, encoded by the coding sequence ATGCCCCTCGTGCTCTTCGTTTGCCGCCACAATACGGGCCGCAGCCAGATGGCCGAAGCGTATCTGCGCCGGTTCGCAGGCGAATCGGTTGAAGTGGCCTCGGCCGGAACGGTGGCCGCCGACAAACCCGAACCGATCGTGGTTCAAGCGATGAGCGAGGACGGAATCGACATTTCGAGCGCCCGTCCAAAACTACTGGATCCGCAAACAGTCGAACGCGCGGACGTCATCATCACGATGGGCTGCGACGTCCAAGGCGTGCCCCGCATCGACGAAGACTGGGGCTTGCCCGATCCAAAAGGCCAGCCGCTCGAGCGTGTCCGCGAGATTCGCGACCTGACGAAAGCGAAAGCAAGCGAGTTAGCGAAGCGGCTCTAA
- a CDS encoding MIP/aquaporin family protein, with product MLQAVTSANPLAKRAVAEALGTALLLAAVVGSGIMAERLSGGNVAIALLANTLATGGVLLAIILTFGAISGAHFNPAVTLADALHGGFRWREVPVYITAQIAGAIAGVAIANVMFAQPVFFASHHARHGFPVLLSEFVATFGLLAVIWGCVRAGNNATPYAVSAYIVGAYWFTASTSFANPAVTIARSLSDTFAGIAPGDIGGFVIAELVGALAATALFAWLAR from the coding sequence GTGCTGCAAGCCGTAACCTCGGCTAACCCGCTGGCCAAACGCGCCGTCGCGGAAGCGCTGGGCACTGCGCTCTTGCTCGCCGCGGTTGTCGGCTCGGGAATAATGGCCGAGCGGCTCTCCGGTGGAAACGTTGCCATCGCCCTGCTTGCGAACACACTGGCAACGGGTGGCGTCTTGCTCGCGATCATTCTGACATTTGGCGCGATCTCCGGGGCGCATTTCAATCCGGCTGTAACTCTGGCGGACGCCTTGCATGGCGGCTTCCGGTGGCGCGAGGTTCCGGTGTACATAACGGCGCAGATCGCCGGCGCGATCGCCGGAGTTGCGATCGCGAACGTGATGTTTGCGCAGCCGGTGTTCTTCGCGTCGCACCACGCGCGCCACGGGTTTCCCGTGCTTCTGAGCGAGTTTGTCGCAACGTTTGGTTTGCTGGCGGTTATCTGGGGCTGCGTGCGGGCCGGGAACAATGCCACGCCCTACGCGGTTTCCGCCTACATCGTGGGCGCCTATTGGTTCACTGCCTCAACATCGTTCGCGAATCCGGCCGTCACGATCGCGCGCTCGCTATCGGATACGTTTGCCGGCATCGCTCCCGGCGATATCGGCGGCTTCGTCATCGCTGAACTGGTGGGTGCGCTCGCCGCCACCGCGCTCTTTGCGTGGCTGGCTCGCTGA
- a CDS encoding MEDS domain-containing protein — MQFCGADERFLVRNVGRFLFEGLEAGDSLAIVATQSRRDKFVDEIMRLGGDAGSASAEGRLRLLDRDRTLEQICVAGQPNRERFDEIIGGMLRKLPGERIRAYGEMVGKLWEEGRRAEAICLEDLWNDLQKTTPFTLFCSYSIDVFSDDFQLASVDPVLCAHTQLFPGGLDRALERAVNTAMDDVLGDRVHNLRSLIKANYRPSWGVVPRPESMILWLRNNLPDLADAIVDRAREHYDLLSREASWEPA, encoded by the coding sequence GTGCAGTTCTGCGGGGCGGACGAACGCTTTTTAGTTCGCAATGTCGGAAGATTCTTGTTCGAAGGCTTGGAGGCCGGCGACAGCTTAGCCATCGTGGCGACGCAATCTCGGCGCGATAAGTTCGTGGACGAGATAATGCGCTTGGGCGGCGACGCCGGCTCCGCAAGCGCGGAGGGCCGTCTGCGTTTACTCGATCGCGATAGAACGCTCGAGCAGATCTGCGTGGCGGGCCAGCCGAACCGCGAGCGGTTTGACGAAATTATCGGGGGCATGCTCCGCAAATTGCCTGGTGAGCGCATCCGGGCATATGGCGAGATGGTCGGTAAGTTGTGGGAAGAGGGCCGCCGCGCCGAAGCGATCTGCCTTGAAGATCTGTGGAATGACCTGCAAAAGACGACGCCGTTTACCCTATTTTGTAGCTATTCGATCGACGTTTTCAGCGACGACTTTCAACTCGCGAGCGTGGACCCCGTCCTATGCGCGCACACGCAGCTTTTCCCCGGCGGCTTGGATCGGGCGTTGGAACGTGCTGTCAATACAGCCATGGACGACGTCTTGGGCGACCGCGTCCATAACCTGCGCTCGCTGATCAAGGCGAACTATCGTCCGTCGTGGGGCGTGGTCCCGCGGCCGGAAAGCATGATTCTGTGGCTGCGCAATAACCTGCCGGACTTGGCCGATGCGATTGTCGATCGCGCGCGCGAGCACTACGATCTGCTCAGCCGCGAAGCCAGTTGGGAGCCGGCGTGA
- a CDS encoding response regulator has product MTSASYTVVLVTGDPLYGARLRRAFIKGGRGVCLFLAGSGANTNDLPPVQAQTYPRPHVFLLDLDLPWDEAIASLSWLRKRPEFADVPVVALARQGETEIVKGVYRGGANACVLKPMTEKEMREIASGIGDYAYLLQIKPSESLVWA; this is encoded by the coding sequence GTGACCTCGGCTTCGTACACGGTCGTTCTTGTCACGGGAGATCCGCTGTATGGAGCGCGCTTGCGGCGCGCATTCATCAAAGGTGGCCGCGGCGTATGCCTATTCTTAGCGGGTTCGGGCGCCAATACCAACGACTTGCCACCCGTTCAGGCGCAGACGTATCCGCGTCCGCACGTCTTCTTGCTCGATCTTGATCTGCCGTGGGATGAAGCGATAGCGTCGCTGAGCTGGCTGCGCAAGCGTCCGGAATTCGCCGACGTGCCGGTGGTCGCGCTGGCAAGACAGGGTGAAACCGAGATCGTAAAAGGCGTGTATCGCGGCGGGGCAAACGCATGCGTGCTGAAACCCATGACCGAAAAGGAAATGCGGGAGATTGCAAGCGGCATCGGCGACTATGCCTATTTACTGCAGATCAAACCTTCGGAATCACTCGTCTGGGCTTAG
- a CDS encoding MFS transporter: protein MPLLPLARRKVHAPVAVSDRRVRIAKFGMYLAGFMAVVNISVIYLALPSIERALHADIADQQWILSIYPLMEGGFTLAAGTLGDLYGRKRIMAAMTWLFLLATIACALAPNTPLLIVARGFQGLGGAALLSLPVAILVQMLPDPADCEDAIKNFAMVAGLGAVAGPAIGGVLVHWFGWPSIFYLSVIMTVVVLATLPATEESKRDPALRIDGIGQALSILSLLAICFALIEGNERGWLSPVIVGAFILSVVTLAVFLYVEGRVAQPMIHLRYFAVRAFNVALLVIGGINFAWYGVMLLCTLFLQDVLHQSAMLAGFYLMPSNIAFFLANQYSSAVQKRLGARGIITVSFIISLAGMGWLALLGAASAAWEVSAGLFIAGIGWGFAFTPAASMGMAAVTSADEGFASGAEALSRSLFGVFGIAVLGSVLSAGISGGSFVYGLHASLIVCMGLTLVVGVLVYGMLRNRTA from the coding sequence GTGCCGCTACTCCCTCTGGCGCGCCGCAAGGTGCACGCGCCGGTCGCCGTGAGCGACCGCCGAGTTCGCATTGCCAAGTTCGGAATGTACCTGGCCGGCTTCATGGCGGTCGTGAACATCAGCGTGATCTATCTGGCGCTGCCGTCGATCGAGCGCGCGCTGCATGCCGACATCGCCGATCAGCAGTGGATCCTGAGTATCTATCCTTTAATGGAAGGCGGCTTTACGCTGGCGGCCGGAACGCTCGGCGATCTCTACGGACGAAAACGCATAATGGCGGCGATGACGTGGCTGTTCTTGCTCGCCACTATCGCTTGCGCGCTGGCACCTAACACGCCGCTGCTCATCGTGGCGCGCGGTTTTCAGGGTTTAGGCGGCGCAGCGCTGCTGTCGCTTCCCGTTGCGATCCTCGTGCAGATGCTTCCCGATCCGGCCGACTGCGAGGACGCGATCAAGAATTTCGCCATGGTAGCCGGCTTGGGCGCCGTGGCCGGACCCGCCATCGGCGGCGTGCTCGTGCACTGGTTCGGCTGGCCGTCCATTTTTTATCTGTCGGTCATCATGACGGTCGTTGTGCTGGCTACGCTGCCGGCGACCGAAGAGAGCAAGCGCGATCCGGCGTTGCGCATCGACGGCATCGGCCAGGCGTTGAGCATCCTCTCGCTCCTGGCGATCTGCTTCGCACTGATCGAGGGCAACGAGCGCGGCTGGCTCTCTCCCGTGATCGTGGGCGCGTTCATTCTTTCCGTCGTGACCCTGGCGGTGTTCTTGTACGTCGAAGGGCGCGTCGCACAACCGATGATTCACCTGCGCTACTTTGCGGTGCGTGCTTTTAACGTTGCGCTGCTAGTGATCGGCGGCATCAATTTTGCGTGGTACGGCGTCATGCTGCTGTGCACGCTGTTCCTGCAAGACGTGCTGCACCAATCCGCGATGCTGGCCGGGTTCTATCTGATGCCGAGCAACATTGCGTTCTTTTTGGCAAACCAATATAGCAGTGCGGTGCAGAAGCGGCTCGGCGCGCGTGGCATCATCACGGTGAGTTTTATCATCAGCTTGGCCGGCATGGGTTGGCTCGCTCTGCTCGGAGCCGCCTCGGCAGCGTGGGAAGTTTCGGCCGGCCTGTTCATCGCGGGCATCGGATGGGGATTTGCGTTCACGCCTGCGGCATCGATGGGAATGGCGGCGGTGACCTCGGCCGATGAGGGATTCGCATCGGGCGCGGAAGCACTCAGCCGTTCGCTCTTCGGCGTTTTCGGAATCGCCGTCTTAGGGTCGGTCCTGTCCGCCGGAATCAGCGGCGGCAGTTTTGTCTACGGACTGCACGCTTCGCTCATTGTCTGCATGGGGCTAACGCTGGTGGTCGGCGTCTTGGTCTACGGTATGCTGCGCAACCGGACGGCTTAG
- a CDS encoding Bax inhibitor-1 family protein, whose amino-acid sequence MLSGSQSPPQRFSLAPAVPVQHLLGQVLGITALGLVITALAATLFQHVPPVAGLIALIAGFILLFVINATRANSALSLTLFYAFTFLEGVGLAPTIGYYNSTVGSDVVAQAAMTTGLGMFALGAIVYATGLDLRRFASYFYLALIALVIAGIVSAFTHWLQPQVYSWIVLVIFSGLVLIDFARIRAGGDNLTPVQLAIQIYLDAINIFLAILQILGGRRRS is encoded by the coding sequence ATGCTTTCCGGCTCTCAATCTCCGCCCCAGCGCTTTTCGCTGGCGCCTGCCGTACCGGTCCAGCATTTGCTGGGGCAGGTCCTCGGCATCACCGCGTTAGGTCTGGTGATCACGGCCCTGGCGGCGACGCTCTTTCAACATGTTCCGCCCGTTGCCGGTCTCATAGCACTTATTGCCGGCTTCATTCTGCTCTTCGTGATCAATGCGACGCGCGCCAATTCCGCGCTTTCGCTGACGCTATTTTATGCCTTCACATTTCTCGAAGGCGTCGGGCTGGCGCCGACCATCGGGTATTACAACAGTACCGTCGGCTCCGACGTGGTCGCGCAGGCGGCGATGACCACGGGGCTCGGCATGTTCGCCTTGGGGGCGATCGTCTACGCGACCGGCCTCGACCTGCGGCGCTTCGCGAGCTATTTTTATCTCGCGCTTATCGCGCTGGTGATTGCGGGCATCGTCTCGGCTTTTACGCATTGGCTGCAACCGCAGGTCTACTCGTGGATCGTGCTGGTGATTTTCTCGGGGCTCGTGTTAATCGATTTTGCGCGAATCCGCGCGGGTGGCGATAACCTCACGCCGGTTCAATTAGCGATCCAGATATACTTGGATGCAATCAACATCTTCTTGGCGATTCTGCAAATATTGGGCGGCAGGCGAAGAAGCTAA
- a CDS encoding tetratricopeptide repeat protein, whose product MISLVLAMVVSTSDPQAQKSFDRGLASFYAYDRAGAGNAFASALQQDPNLAMAAWGEALAAAGDLNHPPSPEAFAAAQSAVKHAVSLESHASPIERAYIDALALRYADTWDAHETDERRYVQAMSEIVAAHPLDDDAVTITAEAMLEDREPPASVLALLQPVLQRHPQNVMANHLCIHAYDDLPDRTPVIACADRLSAMTFLPQEEHLAHMPAHAYTETGLYAKAVAASDRAWRLRVAWNAGPRPYELEYGPHDTEVGYAAAMMLGDLQLAQQWATRVEDQTLSSLRPLTLARFGKWAEIVASVSQPNSRQPFALGMAYAHEQDLNSADQQLAELRGSVPDSDLVPILQSAIEERRGNITAAVASLQRAIAIQKRDDTSEYLPLFPAGPALGALYVRAGRYSDARAALQESLTRLPGDPRAFYLLALACTHLGDGPCATAANARFNAIWHEAPPTVADL is encoded by the coding sequence ATGATTTCGCTCGTGCTCGCGATGGTCGTCTCAACGAGCGACCCGCAAGCACAAAAGTCTTTCGATCGTGGATTGGCCTCGTTCTATGCGTACGATCGCGCCGGCGCGGGCAATGCATTTGCAAGCGCCTTGCAACAGGATCCGAATCTGGCGATGGCAGCTTGGGGCGAGGCGCTCGCTGCCGCCGGCGACTTGAACCATCCGCCCTCACCCGAAGCGTTTGCCGCGGCACAAAGCGCCGTAAAGCATGCGGTGTCGCTGGAGTCTCACGCGTCGCCGATCGAACGGGCGTATATCGATGCGCTGGCGCTTCGTTACGCGGATACGTGGGATGCGCATGAGACGGACGAACGGCGCTACGTGCAAGCGATGAGTGAGATCGTCGCCGCGCACCCGCTTGATGACGATGCAGTAACAATCACAGCCGAAGCGATGCTCGAGGATCGCGAGCCGCCCGCCAGCGTCCTCGCATTGCTGCAACCCGTGCTCCAACGTCATCCGCAGAACGTGATGGCAAATCATCTGTGCATTCACGCCTACGACGATTTGCCCGATCGCACACCCGTAATCGCCTGCGCAGATCGATTGAGCGCGATGACTTTCTTGCCGCAAGAAGAGCATCTCGCGCACATGCCGGCGCACGCCTATACTGAAACTGGGCTCTATGCGAAGGCCGTCGCGGCCAGCGATCGCGCCTGGCGGCTGCGCGTGGCCTGGAACGCCGGTCCGAGGCCGTATGAGTTGGAATACGGCCCGCACGATACGGAAGTCGGTTATGCAGCAGCGATGATGCTCGGGGATCTGCAGCTTGCGCAGCAGTGGGCGACGCGAGTAGAGGATCAAACGCTGAGCTCGCTGCGCCCATTGACGCTCGCGCGGTTTGGAAAGTGGGCGGAGATCGTCGCGTCGGTATCGCAACCGAACTCGCGCCAGCCTTTCGCGCTCGGCATGGCGTACGCGCACGAGCAAGACCTCAATTCAGCCGATCAACAACTCGCCGAATTGCGAGGGTCCGTTCCGGACAGCGACCTGGTTCCTATCCTGCAGTCGGCCATCGAGGAGCGCCGAGGCAATATCACCGCTGCCGTCGCGTCGCTCCAGCGCGCCATCGCCATTCAAAAGCGTGACGACACGAGCGAATATCTTCCGCTCTTTCCGGCCGGTCCCGCATTGGGAGCGCTCTATGTTCGTGCGGGGCGATACTCGGACGCGCGTGCAGCCCTGCAGGAATCGCTCACGCGTTTGCCCGGCGATCCGCGCGCATTCTACCTGCTAGCGCTCGCCTGCACTCACCTCGGCGACGGCCCATGCGCGACAGCTGCGAACGCGCGGTTCAACGCTATCTGGCACGAGGCCCCACCGACTGTCGCCGACCTTTAA
- a CDS encoding retropepsin-like aspartic protease, which yields MKRTLFILPILALITATVALAKDDKLDAPPDGITPTTATVSQILKHYDAAVGQLKAGVDDTHREVWHFSNAGLAGTETLTRKGFDFRSKIVAGPVVDEYGQFLGHRWHKDPNGYVSPMEAPDPTSFEMLIFMRNFGDTEDTKNDVKVIGEVADPHPAYVVQITRPNYKHPEWVFYDKNTGLIDEIVNAIYTTRYTATYSDYRPTKGLTQPWHIHVTDGRAYLDDDFMRQSLTIGEPVDVRDFITPSDTPAFATYNGHVEIPARVISERLYFETGLGQYQPFVAPTAVVRVNINGRGLDFELSTGDSGSYIDWDVAQQLGLSANGHALRMPDGTPIPYDTIVPSMQIGGLTLHNFAMRALRFNYHIGGDTQVVGTLGYDVLKSGVFKIDYDNGKITLDPASAFDSGQPVEGAFSIPLHFDDGYAFLEGLLNFHFSSAILFANNFEISFVFGHFTSRYPESVKDTNGRNHSSAVVPFADSGGYGREAEVWLSTIPDLQFGQAHFISYYMLGTDADEDYGGHQVDAALGADFLKYYDMYVDYPHNRVLLKPNKSFFNAFHM from the coding sequence ATGAAGCGCACTCTGTTCATTCTTCCGATCCTCGCACTCATTACGGCGACCGTGGCGCTGGCCAAAGACGACAAGCTCGACGCGCCGCCGGATGGCATCACGCCGACGACCGCCACGGTCTCGCAGATCCTCAAGCACTACGATGCCGCAGTCGGCCAGCTTAAGGCGGGCGTGGACGATACGCACCGCGAGGTGTGGCATTTCTCGAATGCCGGTTTGGCCGGCACGGAAACGCTCACGCGCAAAGGCTTTGACTTTCGCTCAAAAATCGTAGCCGGACCCGTCGTGGACGAATACGGCCAGTTTCTGGGCCATCGCTGGCACAAAGATCCGAACGGGTACGTCTCGCCGATGGAAGCCCCCGATCCCACGAGCTTTGAGATGCTCATCTTCATGCGTAACTTCGGCGACACGGAGGATACGAAGAACGACGTCAAGGTGATCGGCGAAGTGGCGGACCCGCATCCGGCGTACGTCGTGCAGATCACTCGCCCGAACTACAAACATCCCGAATGGGTTTTTTACGACAAGAATACCGGCTTGATCGACGAGATCGTCAATGCGATCTACACGACCCGGTATACGGCGACCTACAGCGACTACCGGCCGACCAAAGGCCTGACGCAGCCGTGGCACATCCACGTCACCGACGGCCGCGCGTATCTGGACGACGATTTCATGCGCCAGTCGCTGACGATAGGCGAGCCCGTTGACGTGCGCGACTTTATCACGCCGTCGGACACGCCGGCATTTGCGACCTACAACGGCCATGTGGAGATCCCGGCACGCGTCATATCCGAGAGGCTGTACTTTGAGACGGGCCTTGGACAATACCAGCCGTTCGTCGCCCCGACGGCCGTCGTACGCGTCAACATCAACGGACGTGGTCTCGACTTCGAGCTTTCTACGGGTGATTCGGGTTCGTACATCGACTGGGACGTCGCGCAGCAACTGGGCCTTTCCGCCAACGGGCACGCGCTGCGGATGCCTGACGGGACGCCGATTCCTTATGACACGATCGTGCCTTCAATGCAGATTGGCGGCCTAACGCTGCACAACTTCGCCATGCGCGCGCTGAGATTTAACTACCACATCGGCGGGGATACGCAAGTTGTCGGAACGCTGGGATACGATGTCCTCAAGAGTGGAGTCTTCAAAATCGACTACGACAACGGCAAGATCACCCTCGATCCGGCCAGTGCGTTCGACAGCGGCCAGCCGGTGGAGGGCGCCTTTTCCATCCCGCTGCATTTCGATGACGGGTACGCGTTCTTGGAAGGATTGCTGAACTTTCACTTTAGCTCGGCGATCTTGTTTGCGAACAATTTCGAAATCTCGTTTGTCTTTGGTCATTTCACTTCGCGCTATCCGGAATCGGTAAAGGATACGAACGGCCGGAATCACTCGTCGGCAGTCGTTCCGTTTGCTGACTCGGGCGGCTACGGGAGAGAGGCCGAGGTTTGGCTGAGTACGATCCCTGACTTACAGTTCGGGCAGGCGCACTTCATCAGCTACTACATGCTCGGTACCGATGCCGACGAAGACTATGGGGGCCATCAGGTGGACGCAGCGCTTGGGGCGGATTTCCTCAAGTACTACGACATGTACGTGGACTATCCGCACAACCGCGTTCTGCTGAAGCCGAACAAGTCGTTCTTCAACGCATTCCACATGTGA